A region of the Nothobranchius furzeri strain GRZ-AD chromosome 13, NfurGRZ-RIMD1, whole genome shotgun sequence genome:
acgtggtttgtgtggcgttgccatagtgtgacatcataggcacagatcccctgtcctcttgtttggaaatggaaatatggtcaccctatattaaacaaactgtccacctgggcttttgcgctgcacagagacgcttcgctgcctatgactgaccgtcagttgagagtcagtctcatgcagactgaccaatgaagagagggcctcaagttaagaccctctcctcattggtcagtccacacgaggtgggtcaaaggttactctgggcgggttacgtgttgtcaggcatttaagtattgagtatatttactgcatattacagtaaaatattctgtactgtatgtgaccatattatggtgggtCACATATattatccttgggtcgtgatgatggggcccttgaatatttttgcccagggtacaacaaagtgttactcTGGCCCTGGTTTGAGTTAAACTCCAAACTCACAGGTACCTGAGTCCTCCAGTGGCCTGTTCAGGTTAACATTTGAACGTTATCATTGTATTAATGTGTTTAAGGGAAGTCCATAGAAGCAGAGCAGTCAGACGAAACGTCCCAGTtaccttttttgtttgttttctcaaaGAGAGCATACAGGCGGCAACATCATGTACGGAAAATACATTTAATCTAAAGCTGAAAATAAAAGATTGACATTAAACACTTCCTGTAATCAATCCTGTTGATCTGCTATAAAACAcaccgaggaggaggagggaacTCATCCTGAAACAATTCCACATgatcttttattttgttttatttatttataactaCAGATGTTGTTGTACTTTTGTTTGTGAATAATCCATCAAACTTTTATTGTCTCAGTCTTGGCCAAGAAATGAAACccatcagtttcagcacacatccAGACTCCGAGGCGATATCTCGCTGTGTATTGTTTGAATATTGATTCTCGAGCATCCCAGAGTTCAAAGGGCACCCTTATTTTATAGTAATGGAACAACGGCAGCAGAATTCTTAAACTGTGTCACAATTATCTTGGTAACTCTCTTCTTACACATCGTTGTTAATGTGTGAGCGATGGATGTGGGATGTAAAGACATTGTGTGACTGTCCTGCAGCGACGTCTCCAAATCTTCACACAATGAAAAACTCCCGTTGAGCCGAGACACAGCAAACAGGTCTCAAAGTCCACACTGCTACCGCCCAGAGGCAGTCACTGGTCAgaaaacacacaccaacacttattGGCTGACATGATGAACTCtttgtgctgtgattggccagctggGACGCCTACGCTGACCTGTGCAGGTCTGGGAGCAGCTCAGGTAGGTGTGGATGGCTGGAAGACAAAGGGCATGCAGGGAAAAAAGATATCCACTTGCTGTAGGGTCTAGTGTGCTGTTCCCTGCTCTGTATCACCTTACCTTATGTAACTGGGTTCATACGAGCACCAAATGACGCCCAACACAACAGACTTTTTAAAAAATAACGTATAGGATGCTCCAGCCATCCTGTTTTTCCATCTCTGTTGAGGTAAAACTGACTTGTCTGGGTCTGAGGGGCACCTCTTCTCACTTCCTCCTTCTCAATCATCCAACAATAATTGGTGGGAGTGGGCGTGTGTACATCTGGTGCAATAACTCTCCCCCACCCCATCAGCTTACCCTCTTCTTGCTTTACCCAGCCCCCCACCCTGTTGAAAGCTCATTAAAAGACCTCCTGTTAATGAGCTAGTGGGATCATAGCACATCGTTTCCATTAGAAGGGGTGGGGTTAAGGCCATGATGCTGTTGCAGAGGTTTTTATGCCCCTAAAACAGAGTCAGCAATTATCTCAACCCCTTGATACTCCCCACCCACCTCGTTCTGCCTCGTAACATCCCCAACAATAACAAAACAGAGGTGTCCCATATCCTGGGAAGTCCAAGTCATCCTCCCTGTCCCATTGGAGCTTTTTCCCAGAAAAAAGTTAGGAATTTGTACCAGATACATGCTCCCTCTAGTTCAACTGCAATTCTGAGTTGAAAACTAAGATCAGAGAGATGTAAACAAGGAGCGAGGGTCCCTAATCCAAACACATgcattaaaaattaaaaagtcaGCGCCGGCTGTGGTCCTCAGAGAAACGACCCACACCGACTAAGGCAGCATCCCAGTGAGAAAAGACACTTAAAATAGTTGCAAACGCTTTGTTGAAGATCTCAGATGATAGAAAAATTCACAGAAAAGGAACATCAAAACAATGGATGCGAGCAGaagaaaggaaaacaaaaaaaatttcatCTCAAGTCTTTATTGAGGCTTCTTGTGAAAAGATTCATAACAATATGTAAATTTTACAGACAGAAAAGCCACATAGCTTCGGTTTTAAGCATATAAATGAACATGAATCATATGTAACAGGGGCAGGCAGATAAATAACAAGGAGCGCAATAAGAACTATATACAAACATCTTCCCTGAACAGTTACACAGCACTCAACTCACTTTTattcactttaaaaaaaagttttgacCTGAAAGCATCAGATGTACCGGAGTTATTACAGTAGAGATAAAAAGCGGACAATTTACTGGAGGTTTTATTGTGAAATTAGCCAACTTTGTGTCAAAATACCAACAAGTCAGATGACACACCAGAATCTCAGCACGGAGACAACCGAGTCAGTGAAACGATGGCAAAGATTAGGGGTAAATTGCATAAAACACATTTTCACATGCCTACATTCACCCAAGTGCTCATTCAGACTCTGCAGCCTTCCAACAAACGACTGCACCCGTCGACCCTGTAGGTTCAGCAATGAAAACAGACTATGTCCGTTGAGCAATCAACATGCAGAGTCCATAAATTAGGAAGAATTCAAAGACAGGCACCAACAGAAACATCTTTAAACGGCTTCGAAGCATGCACGAGCTCCACACAGTCCGGCACCTCACCAACAGAAAAGACCAGAGAGGGAAAACAGAGCAAAGGGGGAAACTATACACACCCGTTTCACAGAGAAAACTGCTGGTTTTTTATGCATAGAGACTAATCATACAAAAACATCAGTAGGTGAGACTTTAAAAGTCTATCTGCACATCTATAAAATTAGAAATTGAAAGAAAAGCAGGAACTTATTCATGCGTACGGTTACAAAGTTTGGAGCACAACCTTGTTCGGCCCTGTGGGCCCTGTAAACATGAAGTGACAAGTGTTGTGACAACCAAGCGCCTTTAAAAAGAGGAGTGTGACAAACTACAGGCAGACGGTGTTTGGATTCAGATCAGCTCTGTGTCTGTTCTAAAGTCTTTAAAAGGTATTCTCAAAAGAAAACAGCTAGGTAGCACAACATGACCTCCCTCCATCCCCTGGAGCTGAATATATTAACATTCCTCTATTGCTGGGCGTTTTAAAATCAATATATatatttacttgtttttactGTGGTTTGTTTGACAGTAGTTATTCATCTCCACCTGTCCAGTAGGTCATCAGAGACATAAATCATAAGTCTTTTGCATCCTGCGCTGCAACATGGTGATCGGTTTCCTGTGTTGATGTGGACTGTGGCGGCACACTTCCTGTTCATGAGCTATGGTAATCTCCCTGCTGAATGTCACGGCCTTGTTTTTCTCTGTGGTCTGAAGAACTGTAGGCACTTTACTTTCAACTAGCAGCTTTGCACTGAATTGACTGCAGGCTGCTGTGTGCCTCTGTGCTGGCAGGACCATGAGACTCCCTGCTGCTGAGGAAAAAGTCTTGCAGTTTCTTCCTCAAACGTGACTTTTGATTTCAGttaagtgctttttaaaattttctcTCTCTCAGAGAGCAGAAGTTAAAGCTAAGCTCACCTCTGCATTGTTTTCATGTGGGAGATCTTCTGCTAGGGCTGGACTGCCCTCTGCATATTCTGCTTGGCTTTGTTCCTCTTCCACCTTCATGCTAACTAACACATCACCCTGAATTTTATTCTCCATGTCCAAATtggcctcatcctcctcctcctccatcttcaCCACTGCTTGTTCCTCCCCCACTCTTAAAGCAGCTAAAGTGTCCGCGGCGCTGGCCTGTGCGTACGCTCCCACGCTGGCGTGGCTTAGGCCGTGAACTTTCTTCAGATGTTTCTCCAGGGTGGCATAGACTGTGAAGGGCACGGCGCACAGCTGGCACAAGAAGGACGCCTTGGCCCCCTGAGCACCGTGGGTCTTCATGTGGCGTGTTAACTTGGAGCTCTGAGCGCAGGCGTAGTTGCAGAGGCCACAGCGGTACGGCCGCTCGCCTGTGTGGCTGCGTCGGTGCACAGTCAGGTTACTGCTGTTCCTGAACTGTTTACCACAGAATTCACAGGCCtcgtccttcttcttcttcccagtTGAACCTGGAGTGGAGCCATTGTTTCCTTTACCGTTAGCAGCACCTCCTGCAGTGGTACTCCTCCTCTCGTAGTCCCTCTGCCACTCCTGCACCGCCTCACTGACTTGAGTGGAAGCCCACTCCTTCTCCCTCTCAATGAGCTCCCCTCTTTCACTGTCCCACTCTCCGACTCCTCGCGTCCTGTCACTCATCTCTGGACGTTTAGGCGTGCAGTTGCCACTGGCGATGCCGCTTTCGCCACTTCCTCCCGTCTCCCCGCTCTCTAGCGAACCTTCAGAGGGACTTGCGCAGGGGGAGGTGGCCTGGGGCTCCCCATGAGCCTCaactccctcctctcctccctccgtCCCAGCTCTGTGGTTCTGGTACAGCCTGAGCAGCTCCTTGTCTGGGGGTCTGAGCTGGGAGGTCAGCAGCATTAGACCTGAAGCCAAGGATGGGTGTTTAGGTATGGTCAGGTCCAGCTCAGAGGAGCCCTGAACTCCCTTTGCCGCTCTCGCTGACTGCATCTGAAGCCTCCCTCTTATCCTCCCAGCATCCTCCTCCAACAAGACAGTCTCCACCGACTCACAGCCACTTCCTGCACCTGCAGCATCCCTGTGGTGATTCCTTATGTGACGAGCCAGCTGACCACTCTGAGCGAAGGCCTGCCCACACACTCCGCAGTGATAGGGCCTCTCGCAGGAGTGAGTCCGGCGGTGGGAAGAGAGGGCCCGCAGGGAGGGGAAGTTCTGCTCACACAGCTTACAGTGGAAGTCCGCTGGAAGAGAACCGGTCTGAGGAAAAGTAGAAGCTGCTGGAGGAGACGAAGACGGGGACAACCCGAGGTCCATGGAAGAGCTGCTGTTGAGGTTATTCCCCTCGGCAAACTCTCTGAGTCGTACTGAAAAGTTCAACGCCTGCAGATTCCCACTGGAGGAGGTGGAGTGAGTCTGATGGGAGCGGCGGTGAAAAGCAGAAGCAAGAGCCTGGCTGAGGTGGCGTGGGTCCAGAATGGCTGCTGCAGGTTTGCTCTGTTTATGGCCCCCTCCTCTTCCCCCCATGTCGTAGTCCTCACCCTCTTGGTAGATGCAGAAGGAGTGTGTGTGCTGAGCGTGCTGCAAGAGTGCCCACGCAGATGAAAACACACCTTCACACTGCAGGCAGGTGAAAAACAAGGGCTCATCTAGAGCTGCAAACAAAAATGGAGAAATCGTGTCAATGCCTGCAAGCTgtagcggccatcttgaattgaattgactctAAAAAAGGTTAAACAGCTGTAAATCAACACCTGATGATCATTTTCTGAATGTCTCATTAAAACCAAGAGCTCCACGAGACACAGCAGCAGATATAATTATCACCTGCCTTTTGATAGCAGGTGATTCTTAGGGTGTCACAAAATTTACTAACAGTCTGTAAATGTAAATCTCAGATTACCTGAGAGAAGTGAATTTCTGCAGAAAGCATCACAGGTGGAAGGAGGAATTGAGTTTTTTGTTTTTAGGTAAAAGTACAGATAAAGGGGTAAAAAAAATTACTTAAGTAAAAGTGGAAGTATCCAAAAGACTTTTGATGCAAGTATAAAAAGTATGCAACAGTAAAAAAGTAGAAGTACTCATAATTGAAATATGTGTTGTGTGTAGAAGTGTGCTGCCGTAGCCGGGAGCAAAAggggccatatatatatatatatatatatatatatatatatatatatatatatatatatatatatatatatatatatatatatatatatatatatatatatatatatatatatatatatatatatatatatatatatatatatatatatatatatatatatatatatatatatatatatatatatatatatatacaaatgttGGAGCAAAAGTAAAAAGTTAAGAAAGCTACTTAAAGAGACACTAGgatgttttggcttgcttttaccacCCCCTAGTGTGCGTTtcgtagaactgaaagcaaaactaaTCTCCCCACGGTGCGTTTGTCTaacgcagggtttcccccagcgctttataagcctggtagGCCGCCAGGCTTTCCTTGCCCAACCGCCAGGCTAAGtatcatgtccccccccccccaaccctatcgtgtccgctgacacaaacggcacaacgaaactagagccctccatcagctgatactggtgagaaacagcagcggaacatgtgcacccccccccccccaccaccaccaccaccccaccccccccgcgCGCGCTCCCACAGAGGCGTGCTGTGGGATGGAGCGCGCGACCCCCCGCCCCGCTCTTATGGAGGAGCGCCGCCAAGCTTTCCTTGCCCAACCGCCAGGCTGCAGGATGGAGGGCGTGACCCCCCTCCCCAGCCAAAGCCGCCAGGctaaactcattttctgggggaaaaccctgtaacgccttaatctaacagcagaaatgtctcctcagcctcggTGTCTAATCGcttaatcactaaattaaacaaatcagctgtgttcatgatctaaaacatgaaggaagcgtgctggaagcaaactgcagcgccaggtatgtcagctcaattttttttcaGCCCCTTCTTACCgaactggcactctgaagttgcaaatgcagtactCTGGCCACAGATGATGGGGtccgagtgacatttcattaaccttgaaaagggtcattttagctcatactggctcaaaaaaattaaaaatatgaaaaagttgcctaTAGTATCTTAGTACAACAACAAAGTACCTGTACTTTGTTCCCGTCTATCCCTAGAAACCATGCACACGGCACATATTTAGTTGTTGAATATTTTACTTTAATTTTTAAATAAAGTCTTTTAGTTTTAAAGAGGATTTAGAATGAAGAAGTGATTCAGAAAATACATCTGAAGTCATTTATTCTCACTAAATCcaaaataaataatcaaattaGAGAATATCATTGTTATTAGAGAGAACGCCAGTTTTAGATTCATATTGTCTTTAGTTTTCAGGCCAGAACGTCTAAACATCTAAGGTATAATAGGCAACTAATTTGTTGACGCAGAGACTTGATTTACTTGCTAATTCCAATAAATCCTTTAAATTCTCCTAAAAAGCAGAAAGGGAAAACAAGTTTCACGATTGAGGCTCTAACTAGCTGAAGGCTTGAAAACCAAAACAACCAGTTGTATGATTCAGGGCGACAAAACCAAGATGATTAGAAATGTTTCTTTGTGGTTTAATCATTGCAAAGCAACAACACTCACATGCAGACAGGTACAGTTTTGTTATAGAAGATTTTGACGTGTAAAAATAACAGTGAACACCAGATTTAGCTGACAGACAGGGTGGAGAATTGGCTGATGAAGAACCTGGCCCAAATGAAAACCTTAACAAGTTAAAAAGGTGTGAAGAAAATTTCTGAAGAGCAAAGTGAGAAAGAAAAGTGAAGCCAGCAAGAGTCGTCTGGAGATACTTTTTAAATGTGGACAGCTTTGTCTTCTCACCAAGAGCCACTCTCCAATTAAGCTGCAAATTGCTAATTAGCAGAACGCAGAAAACGAACGCTTTATGTAAATCAGGTTCTGACTCAGCCCGCTTGACAAATGAGGCCTTTCTGCATAAATCAGAACTGGAGAGAAGATCCCCAAATCGAAGGAAAAGCTTTTTTTAAACACTTGGAGAGGTTCAAAGCCGACTCTGGTGTAAGCCTCTTTCATGTTTCCTCAAGTCAAATCCTTCTGTATTTTATTGGAAGAAGGGGGGGATTGGGAGGGGGGTGTAAAGATGAAAAAGAGAGCAActgtttctttctctctttccccTCTTCACCCTCCCTCTGTCTGGAGATGAGAGGAGCTGTGGTGCTCATGTCCTTTAACCTAGCCTGGGGAGAAACCCAGGAGAAGTTGAGATACTTACAAAAACAGGGTGAAGAGCAGGAAAAAAAATGAAAGATGGAGAAGGATAGGTAGGTCAGGGCTCGGGAGATAAAACCCGAACCAGATAAAAAGATTGTAATGTAGGGTGAGGGAGGGCCAAGAGACACCATGAAAATATGTCACCCTTCGAGTTGTATCGAGACCCATCCTCCAACCCTGACTCCCCCCTAAAAAAACCACCAAATCTTTCCCTAAGGGTGAGGATGAAGAGGGAGGGGGGGCTTTTGTCTCGGGGTCCTGGAGAGAAACACAATACCCAGCCGGTTTCGCTTTCCTTCACTCTCCCTCCACTCACTCCTCCTTTTTTTTGTAAGGATTCCCATTTGGCCCAGGGTAGCACTTGAATATTAAGCAGAAGCAATAACTACTAATTAAAAATGCAGATTGGCTGGAAGCACTAACGAGCAGGAGGCAGAATCTATTCTCCCTCGGGAGgcagagggaggagaggagagaggaagaggaggaggggggagaaATTAAAAGAGGGCAAAGTGTTGAAGATGTGGGGGAAGAAATGGAAAGGCGTCGGAGAtgaggaggagggaaaaaaacaaacaaggagAATAAATAAAAAGGAATGAGACAGATGCACGCGGATCTTCAGTAATCCATCTCGCTCTAAACCCCTCTCCTCCACCATCCTTGatgcttctttttttattttatttttttcaaatgcgGAAAATAGAAAGCTGGGGTGTTAAGGGATAACTGCTCTCACACTTTCAGGCGTTTAAAAACAACCAAAACGTTTAAATTCATTTGAACCTATACAAACCCAACATCTTCATGTCAGAATAGAAAGAAAACTGAACAAAAGCAACAAACGTTCACCAATAAAAATTTAATCCAAACTTTTCTACCACTGCATTATTCACACGCTGTGGTGCTCTTTCCTGCCTGGTCCCGTGCACGTGTTAGGGTTGCTGTGTAATAACCGACGGTGGCAAATTACTAAACTGCTAGTTTCTCTGACTAAGTGAGACACTCCGAGTTAAAAAAGACTGAAAAAGAAACCCAAGTTGCGGACAAACGGAAATTGTGCATGCACGTGTCTCTTGAGCGTTAGCACAAAGGAAGGAACTGctcgtgtgtgtgcttgtgtttcaCTGGAGAGTGTTTCAAACATGTGCAAAGTCAAGTAGTAAGGTGGACTTTTAGTCCTTTTTGCAAGACAATCAAAATAAAACTaaagttttaacttttttttttgcagcgggTCTAAATTCTTCAAAAGGATTTTAATGAGAACTGGAGGATCTCTGATCTGTCCCACCGTGACATTTTATTTGGCGTCCCAGCGCCCACAGTCTCATTTGTGCCCGTTTTCTCTAAAGGAACACATTAAAGTGtgaagaccaaaaaaaaaaa
Encoded here:
- the znf296 gene encoding zinc finger protein 296 — its product is MSRRKLGSRPQHLSAIQDAPDMEGGTGSSGDQPPLPPPPVCLPDEGRDLLTCGQCSQAFPLAHILAFIQHKQGGCGSQNQATDAATTPPSPASRAGHHQVANAKPGPGFIELRRGGGTRDQSWVEEPDVSLKAELSKPALDEPLFFTCLQCEGVFSSAWALLQHAQHTHSFCIYQEGEDYDMGGRGGGHKQSKPAAAILDPRHLSQALASAFHRRSHQTHSTSSSGNLQALNFSVRLREFAEGNNLNSSSSMDLGLSPSSSPPAASTFPQTGSLPADFHCKLCEQNFPSLRALSSHRRTHSCERPYHCGVCGQAFAQSGQLARHIRNHHRDAAGAGSGCESVETVLLEEDAGRIRGRLQMQSARAAKGVQGSSELDLTIPKHPSLASGLMLLTSQLRPPDKELLRLYQNHRAGTEGGEEGVEAHGEPQATSPCASPSEGSLESGETGGSGESGIASGNCTPKRPEMSDRTRGVGEWDSERGELIEREKEWASTQVSEAVQEWQRDYERRSTTAGGAANGKGNNGSTPGSTGKKKKDEACEFCGKQFRNSSNLTVHRRSHTGERPYRCGLCNYACAQSSKLTRHMKTHGAQGAKASFLCQLCAVPFTVYATLEKHLKKVHGLSHASVGAYAQASAADTLAALRVGEEQAVVKMEEEEDEANLDMENKIQGDVLVSMKVEEEQSQAEYAEGSPALAEDLPHENNAEVSLALTSAL